A single window of Longimicrobium sp. DNA harbors:
- a CDS encoding PhzF family phenazine biosynthesis protein translates to MRYSYHLLDVFTDRVFGGNPLAVFPDGRGLSTEQMQRVAAELNLSETVFVLPAETEAGTRKLRIFTPAVELPFAGHPTVGTAVLLGETGAVPEDVQNIVLEETVGPVAVRIWREAGRPTFAQLTAAQAPEFGPPPPAPAELARVIGLDESDLLDGEWAPGTASCGVPFVIVPVRSREALARVRMDQGAWERVLADTWAPHLYIVAPGAEGADLRARMFAPAMGLGEDPATGAAATALAAYLARRENGEPSTHRWTVEQGVEMGRPSTLYLEAEVEAGSITAIRVGGSAVLVGQGWMEIPSDVST, encoded by the coding sequence ATGCGCTACTCCTACCACCTGCTGGACGTATTCACCGACCGCGTGTTCGGAGGCAACCCGCTCGCCGTCTTTCCCGATGGCCGCGGTCTCTCTACCGAGCAGATGCAGCGCGTCGCGGCGGAGCTGAACCTGTCGGAAACGGTCTTCGTGCTGCCCGCCGAGACGGAGGCGGGCACGCGAAAGCTGCGCATCTTCACCCCCGCCGTCGAGCTTCCGTTCGCCGGGCATCCCACAGTGGGCACGGCGGTGCTGCTCGGCGAAACGGGCGCGGTGCCGGAGGACGTCCAGAACATTGTCCTCGAAGAGACGGTCGGCCCTGTCGCCGTGCGCATCTGGCGGGAAGCCGGCCGGCCGACGTTCGCGCAGCTCACCGCGGCGCAGGCGCCGGAGTTCGGCCCGCCGCCCCCGGCGCCCGCAGAACTGGCGCGGGTCATCGGACTGGACGAGTCGGACCTGCTGGACGGTGAGTGGGCGCCGGGAACGGCCTCATGCGGCGTGCCGTTCGTCATCGTGCCCGTGCGCTCGCGCGAAGCCCTGGCCCGCGTGCGCATGGACCAGGGTGCTTGGGAGCGCGTGCTGGCGGATACCTGGGCGCCGCACCTGTACATCGTCGCGCCCGGCGCGGAGGGTGCGGACCTGCGCGCGCGGATGTTCGCACCCGCCATGGGCCTGGGCGAAGACCCGGCGACCGGCGCCGCGGCGACGGCGCTCGCCGCGTACCTGGCCCGCCGCGAGAACGGCGAGCCGTCGACGCACCGGTGGACGGTGGAGCAGGGCGTGGAGATGGGCCGTCCCAGCACGCTCTATCTGGAGGCGGAGGTGGAAGCCGGCTCCATCACGGCCATCCGCGTGGGCGGCAGCGCGGTTCTCGTCGGCCAGGGCTGGATGGAGATCCCGTCCGATGTTTCCACGTAA
- a CDS encoding DUF433 domain-containing protein yields MSRPSAIHCDPEIMGGVPIFVGTRVPFKNLIDYLAGGHALTEFLDDFPSVARDQAVQALDEAKQALETRARS; encoded by the coding sequence GTGAGTAGACCCAGTGCGATTCACTGCGATCCGGAGATCATGGGCGGAGTGCCGATCTTCGTCGGCACTCGCGTTCCGTTCAAGAACTTGATCGACTACTTGGCAGGCGGCCACGCGCTAACAGAGTTTCTGGATGACTTTCCCAGCGTAGCACGTGACCAGGCAGTCCAGGCGCTGGACGAAGCGAAGCAAGCGCTGGAAACCCGCGCGCGCTCGTAG
- a CDS encoding DUF3131 domain-containing protein, whose protein sequence is MELLRSTHKFAFVTLTLLLTAGCLDNVGPVAPEPDPDPRVTNPHADQALFLEAARAAWQYADSQYQPTTGLINSVHDYKYATVWDIASGLSAMYCANRLGLLPRTEYDARMSRALKTLETMPLFDGAVFSKNYRTPTAAIAGRDDRDVSSSERGTGWSATDVGRLLVWLRIIAEKQPQYAPEISRIVARLDLGRVVADGYLWGTDVDAAGAVRRYREGRLGYEQYAARGFELWGYPAPRALSLSENTFPIEVLGVPLLADRRGDEHLTSEPFILAGLEVGWNAEMRALSERVLKVQEERFKRTGQMTMVSEDHVPVAPWYFYYYSINHHGQQFVVNVQGSDVDLNDPRWISAKAAFAWHALLPGGYTRNAVDAVAAARTERGWSSGVYENGRKSTGSENINTAAVILQAALYSRTGLPLID, encoded by the coding sequence ATGGAATTGCTGAGATCCACCCACAAATTTGCGTTCGTTACGCTCACCCTGCTTCTTACGGCCGGGTGCCTCGACAACGTGGGGCCGGTTGCCCCGGAGCCTGATCCCGATCCGCGCGTCACGAACCCGCATGCGGACCAGGCGCTGTTCCTTGAGGCCGCCCGAGCCGCCTGGCAGTACGCCGACAGCCAGTACCAGCCGACAACCGGGTTGATCAACTCCGTCCACGACTACAAGTACGCCACCGTGTGGGACATCGCCAGCGGCCTCTCGGCGATGTACTGCGCCAACCGGCTGGGCCTGCTGCCGCGCACGGAGTACGACGCGCGGATGAGCCGGGCGCTCAAGACGCTGGAAACCATGCCCCTGTTCGACGGGGCCGTCTTCAGCAAGAACTACCGGACTCCCACGGCCGCCATCGCCGGGCGCGACGACCGCGACGTCAGTTCGTCGGAGCGTGGCACGGGATGGTCGGCTACGGACGTCGGCCGGCTGCTCGTCTGGCTGCGCATCATCGCCGAAAAGCAGCCCCAGTACGCGCCGGAGATCAGTCGCATCGTCGCGCGGCTGGACCTGGGCCGCGTGGTGGCCGATGGGTACCTGTGGGGCACGGACGTGGATGCCGCCGGAGCCGTGCGCCGCTATCGCGAGGGCAGGCTAGGGTACGAGCAGTACGCGGCGCGCGGCTTCGAACTGTGGGGCTACCCCGCCCCGCGCGCGCTGAGCCTGTCCGAGAACACCTTTCCCATCGAGGTGCTGGGCGTGCCGCTGCTGGCCGACCGCCGCGGTGACGAGCACCTGACGAGCGAGCCGTTCATCCTCGCCGGGCTGGAGGTCGGGTGGAATGCCGAGATGCGCGCGCTGTCGGAACGCGTGCTGAAGGTTCAGGAGGAGCGGTTCAAGCGCACCGGGCAGATGACGATGGTCAGCGAGGACCACGTTCCGGTGGCGCCGTGGTACTTCTACTACTACTCCATCAACCACCACGGCCAGCAGTTCGTGGTGAACGTGCAGGGCTCGGACGTGGACCTGAACGACCCCCGGTGGATCAGCGCCAAGGCGGCGTTTGCCTGGCACGCGCTGCTTCCCGGCGGATACACGCGGAACGCGGTGGATGCGGTCGCCGCCGCGCGCACCGAGCGCGGGTGGAGCTCCGGCGTGTACGAGAACGGACGCAAAAGCACGGGCAGCGAGAACATCAACACGGCCGCCGTCATCCTGCAGGCCGCGCTGTACAGCCGCACCGGCCTGCCGCTGATCGACTGA
- a CDS encoding amphi-Trp domain-containing protein translates to MPADRDLEKTYSRAQFVQKLRRLADAIETGKPFNIQVAGERLRIPATADFNIEHEREGTSEELEFQLRWTRDAE, encoded by the coding sequence ATGCCTGCCGACCGCGACCTCGAAAAGACCTATTCCCGCGCCCAGTTCGTCCAGAAGCTGCGGCGCCTGGCCGACGCCATCGAAACCGGAAAGCCCTTCAACATCCAGGTAGCCGGCGAGCGCCTGCGCATCCCCGCCACCGCCGACTTCAACATCGAGCACGAGCGCGAGGGCACCTCGGAAGAGCTGGAGTTCCAGCTCCGCTGGACACGCGACGCGGAGTGA